From a single Alloactinosynnema sp. L-07 genomic region:
- a CDS encoding fibronectin type III domain-containing protein: MTVGSRTAETIRRFTSKRGRGRESASFGAAALGVLLLAGAALGNGISRTAVEVSDGLTWLADEQRGEVVQVNPASGRPETRLQVSGSDSQLDITQKDGVLVVLDRRTGQITVIDLATLLASGRRQAPPGGSSKVLLVAGRLYIVDRASGSVVNADPITLADIGEPWLAGLPLADAVTDESGVLWVVDHGGTLRALEWSDEENKFVERSERPVSGAGPRTALVPHERGVTLLGLEGGVVLRDGTDEDLTATTARQGGDVLAAQTSPPGLAPASIPDTGTVVLVSGSEVLRVDVATLGCARPGRPVVYRDKIYIPCRGTGRVIVLDRSGKRGGDDVRTTGTGDPQLVFDDGKLFINAPGAETGVIVDPDGTTRSVVIRSPELQVTNPDRSPPPSPPSPPRPNPTEPTRTRPNQPTSTNAPTTVVAPGTTDPSGSPVPTTATSGPRTGNAPGVPPGVAASLNGRTANDITVDIRWGAATDNGSPISGYVVTARGGFSGSTNTAQVAGTSTTMTLSCAGTQFCQNGRLDLSVVAVNQVGQGAAGTAVWSVPQSTTTQPRPTTTTPPAPTTQPPPPPTTTQPPPPPPTTTQPPPPPPAPVPTAGAVVITAHTATGYSRRLTMAPPADWANHDGACVVVNKTYDYSEPIACDATTANIAVEEGSNMVVVRATARDGSRSVESATRRISFPIQNECRPGRICPIPNAASDPVSNEVSSGPMVGAGIGLLATAALLRFGVRRREEEEDDKQ, from the coding sequence ATGACCGTGGGATCACGTACGGCGGAAACCATCCGCCGTTTCACAAGCAAGCGCGGACGCGGCCGTGAGTCGGCCAGCTTCGGCGCCGCCGCCCTCGGCGTACTGCTGCTGGCCGGGGCGGCACTGGGGAACGGGATCTCCCGGACCGCGGTCGAGGTCTCCGACGGGCTGACCTGGCTCGCCGACGAGCAGCGCGGCGAGGTAGTCCAGGTCAACCCGGCCTCCGGCAGGCCGGAGACCCGGCTGCAGGTGTCCGGCAGCGACTCCCAGCTCGACATCACGCAGAAGGACGGCGTGCTGGTCGTGCTCGACCGGCGCACCGGCCAGATCACCGTGATCGACCTGGCCACACTGCTCGCCAGCGGCAGGCGACAGGCTCCCCCCGGCGGGTCGAGCAAGGTCCTGCTGGTCGCGGGCAGGCTCTACATCGTCGACCGGGCGAGCGGCTCGGTCGTCAACGCCGACCCGATCACGCTGGCCGACATCGGCGAACCGTGGCTGGCGGGGCTTCCGCTGGCCGACGCGGTCACCGACGAGTCCGGCGTGCTGTGGGTGGTCGACCACGGCGGCACGCTGCGGGCCCTGGAGTGGTCCGACGAGGAGAACAAGTTCGTCGAGAGGTCCGAGCGCCCGGTGTCCGGCGCCGGTCCGCGCACCGCCCTGGTCCCGCACGAGCGCGGTGTGACGCTGTTGGGTCTGGAGGGCGGCGTCGTCCTGCGCGACGGCACCGACGAGGACCTCACCGCCACGACCGCGCGGCAGGGCGGCGATGTGCTCGCCGCGCAGACCAGCCCGCCCGGTCTCGCCCCGGCCTCGATCCCGGATACGGGCACGGTCGTACTGGTCAGCGGGTCCGAGGTGCTGCGCGTCGACGTCGCGACCCTGGGCTGCGCGCGGCCAGGACGGCCCGTGGTCTACCGCGACAAGATCTACATCCCGTGCCGGGGCACCGGCCGCGTGATCGTGCTCGACCGCTCGGGCAAGCGCGGCGGCGACGACGTGCGCACCACCGGCACCGGTGACCCGCAGCTGGTCTTCGACGACGGCAAGCTGTTCATCAACGCCCCGGGCGCCGAGACCGGCGTCATCGTCGACCCGGACGGCACGACGCGCTCGGTGGTCATCCGCAGCCCCGAACTGCAGGTCACCAACCCCGATCGCTCCCCGCCGCCCTCGCCGCCGAGCCCGCCCCGCCCGAACCCGACCGAACCGACGCGCACCCGGCCGAACCAGCCCACGTCGACTAACGCTCCGACCACCGTGGTCGCTCCTGGCACCACCGACCCCAGCGGCTCGCCTGTGCCTACCACCGCGACCTCGGGACCGCGGACGGGCAACGCGCCCGGTGTTCCGCCGGGTGTCGCGGCGTCGCTGAACGGCCGCACGGCCAACGACATCACCGTCGACATCCGCTGGGGCGCGGCCACCGACAACGGCTCGCCGATCTCCGGATACGTGGTGACCGCGCGCGGCGGGTTCTCGGGTTCGACCAACACCGCGCAGGTCGCGGGCACGTCCACGACGATGACGCTGAGCTGCGCGGGAACCCAGTTCTGCCAGAACGGGCGGCTCGACCTGTCCGTCGTGGCGGTCAACCAGGTCGGCCAGGGTGCCGCGGGCACCGCGGTGTGGTCGGTTCCGCAGTCCACGACCACCCAGCCGCGGCCGACCACGACGACCCCGCCCGCGCCGACCACGCAGCCGCCTCCGCCGCCCACGACGACGCAGCCGCCCCCTCCGCCGCCGACGACCACCCAGCCGCCGCCCCCGCCGCCCGCCCCGGTGCCGACCGCGGGCGCGGTGGTGATCACCGCGCACACCGCGACCGGCTACAGCAGGCGGCTGACCATGGCCCCGCCCGCGGACTGGGCCAACCACGACGGCGCGTGCGTGGTCGTGAACAAGACCTATGACTACAGCGAGCCGATCGCGTGCGACGCCACCACCGCGAACATCGCGGTCGAGGAAGGCTCCAACATGGTCGTGGTGCGGGCGACCGCGCGCGACGGCAGCCGCTCGGTCGAGTCGGCGACGCGGCGGATCAGCTTCCCGATCCAGAACGAGTGCAGGCCTGGCCGGATCTGTCCGATCCCGAACGCCGCCAGCGATCCGGTGAGCAACGAGGTCTCGTCCGGCCCGATGGTAGGTGCGGGCATCGGTCTGCTCGCCACCGCGGCCCTGCTGCGGTTCGGCGTCCGGCGCCGTGAAGAAGAGGAAGACGACAAGCAGTGA
- a CDS encoding MoxR family ATPase → MTTVTGPAIGEQEIASFRALHTRVGDAVETALRGKREVIDLVLVAMFAGGHVLLEDVPGTGKTTLARAVAGALGGLSRRVQFTPDLLPSDVTGTSVYEPQTGQVRFRPGPVFANVVLADEINRAAAKTQSALLEVMEEHTVTVDGVGHSVPEPFLVVATQNPIDLDGTYRLPEAQLDRFMLRTSIGYPEPQHELDVLRPGSGAGLIARVPTVTSPQQVAEAGRRLATLHVADPILRYITDLGVATRADERLRLGASTRGLRALVRCVQVYAAANGRHFAVPSDVQRLSAPVLAHRLVLTREAQLSGATTAEVLADVVSRVEVPRPTP, encoded by the coding sequence GTGACAACGGTGACAGGCCCGGCGATCGGTGAGCAGGAGATCGCCTCGTTCCGCGCGCTGCACACGCGGGTGGGCGACGCGGTGGAGACCGCGCTGCGCGGCAAGCGCGAGGTGATCGACCTGGTGCTGGTGGCGATGTTCGCGGGCGGACACGTGCTGTTGGAAGACGTGCCCGGCACCGGGAAGACGACGCTGGCCCGCGCGGTAGCCGGGGCGCTGGGCGGGCTGTCGCGGCGGGTGCAGTTCACCCCGGACCTGCTCCCGTCCGACGTCACCGGCACGTCGGTCTACGAGCCGCAGACCGGTCAGGTCCGGTTTCGGCCGGGGCCGGTGTTCGCCAACGTCGTGCTCGCCGACGAGATCAACCGCGCGGCGGCCAAGACTCAGTCGGCGCTGCTGGAGGTCATGGAGGAGCACACGGTGACCGTCGACGGAGTCGGGCACTCGGTGCCCGAGCCGTTCCTGGTGGTCGCCACCCAGAACCCGATCGACCTCGACGGCACCTACCGGCTGCCCGAGGCCCAACTCGACCGGTTCATGCTGCGCACCTCGATCGGCTACCCGGAGCCGCAGCACGAACTCGACGTGCTGCGGCCGGGCAGCGGCGCCGGGCTGATCGCGCGGGTGCCGACGGTGACCAGCCCGCAGCAGGTCGCCGAGGCGGGCCGCAGGCTCGCCACCCTGCACGTGGCCGACCCGATCCTGCGCTACATCACCGATCTCGGTGTCGCGACCCGCGCCGACGAGCGGCTGCGGCTGGGCGCGTCCACCCGTGGGCTGCGGGCGCTGGTCCGCTGCGTGCAGGTCTACGCCGCGGCCAACGGACGGCACTTCGCGGTGCCCAGCGACGTGCAGCGGCTCAGCGCCCCTGTGCTGGCCCACCGGCTGGTGCTGACCCGCGAGGCGCAGCTCTCCGGGGCCACGACGGCCGAGGTGCTGGCCGACGTGGTGTCCCGGGTCGAGGTGCCGCGGCCGACCCCATGA
- a CDS encoding DUF58 domain-containing protein, which translates to MTVRLTARGVGALVLGALLTGCGLWWRYPGLAALGISLTLIFLVGVASVLFAAPVTPVRTVRPRTVQRLGACTGTLELTSRAKRLRVLLDGTDEIAGEPVPVDIPVLAPGERTKLDYRIPTDRRGVWQVGPLTLRRRGLAALAEARTTVGSVIEVRVVPRVLPVRGLPSGARRGQVGADERVERGGTDLVGLREYVPGDDLRRLHWATSARTGTLMIREDADPARPHLAVVLDDRAAGYPDPRQFEDAVEVAASLLTAAIGDGHPVRLLTVSGSVDVEVAASTVDGDAAAVLAALAELGMADGVAAASVPVRDLDVVAVICGAESELSALLLEAGRAAFGVVLSVDPSASGLSALGGVLVVRAADAEGLLRAWDTGIAR; encoded by the coding sequence ATGACCGTGCGCTTGACCGCCCGCGGCGTCGGCGCGCTGGTACTCGGGGCACTGCTGACCGGGTGCGGACTCTGGTGGCGGTACCCGGGCCTGGCGGCGTTGGGGATCTCGCTGACGCTGATCTTCCTGGTCGGTGTCGCGTCGGTGCTGTTCGCCGCTCCGGTCACGCCGGTCCGCACCGTTCGGCCCCGCACCGTGCAGCGGTTGGGCGCGTGCACGGGCACGCTGGAGCTGACGAGCCGGGCCAAGCGGCTGCGGGTGCTGCTGGACGGCACCGACGAGATCGCGGGCGAGCCGGTGCCGGTCGACATCCCGGTGCTGGCGCCCGGCGAGCGGACCAAGCTCGACTACCGCATCCCGACCGACCGCCGCGGCGTGTGGCAGGTCGGTCCGCTGACCCTGCGCAGGCGCGGCCTGGCGGCGCTGGCCGAGGCCCGCACGACGGTGGGTTCGGTGATCGAGGTCCGGGTTGTGCCGCGCGTGCTGCCGGTGCGCGGGCTGCCTTCCGGCGCCCGACGCGGACAGGTCGGCGCCGACGAACGGGTCGAGCGCGGCGGCACGGACCTGGTGGGGCTGCGCGAATACGTGCCCGGCGACGACCTGCGCCGCCTGCACTGGGCGACCAGTGCGCGGACCGGCACGCTGATGATCCGCGAGGACGCCGACCCGGCCCGGCCCCACCTGGCCGTCGTTCTGGACGACCGCGCCGCGGGCTACCCGGACCCGCGGCAGTTCGAGGACGCCGTCGAGGTCGCGGCCTCGCTGCTGACCGCGGCCATCGGCGACGGGCACCCGGTGCGCCTGCTGACCGTGTCCGGTTCAGTCGACGTCGAGGTCGCCGCCAGCACTGTCGACGGTGACGCGGCCGCTGTGCTCGCGGCGCTGGCGGAACTGGGCATGGCCGACGGGGTGGCGGCGGCGTCGGTGCCCGTGCGGGACCTTGATGTCGTAGCCGTGATCTGCGGTGCGGAGTCGGAGCTGTCCGCGCTGCTGCTCGAAGCAGGCCGCGCGGCGTTCGGCGTGGTGCTGTCTGTCGACCCGAGCGCGTCGGGATTGTCGGCCCTGGGTGGTGTACTCGTGGTGCGGGCGGCGGATGCGGAAGGCCTGCTGCGGGCGTGGGACACGGGGATAGCGCGGTGA
- a CDS encoding transglutaminase domain-containing protein: MITGFRAGWAAVLLVLAAFPLAAGWSGSVAWPVFAGAVVVAFAAVLVANAVKLTGGLTLSVLLLGGLAAGYFVARGAIAGGPVEVLRDSVPRLLTSARPAPPTLDLLMPGALLVFLVAVVVAVSLAGRSLIGPPAGAVVIYTAGALLTAGRADERGLIACVIVVLSALGWVLIDRAESARKAPVVPPTAVLTVLAAVALAAGVLPGRGAFEPRELVRPPVTDVDVANPLPKLASWAAMADTELLRVRGPELPVRLVALADYTGAAWQASSLYGPIGAVSPPDLPPGERVEETDVELVVGALDGTWLPTMGRPTSTSLGDVMVDPDSGSLVLARGLAPGLRYEMHGVVDKPLDEDLATAKVPDLRRYLDLPGLPATLADYARQAVVNTATPYERAVALEQVVRLDRHPDAEAPVGSSYARIEQFLFGPAGDAGAGKGTAEQFATAFAVLARAVGLPTRIAVGFQPVPEGPDGYRVIRGIDATAWPEVYFSGWGWVPFDPVAGTDSGTSAAAKREVLNRLASTTAKPTVPATDLPDLVIPTTQPATDAAPPHTRSRQWILLAGIGALPLLVLILLATLRAGRRSRLRRAGPLGAWAYVLDHLMLAGRRPARHLAAPDIAATTPGPAQALADLADRAAFAPEETASGDAWKLARAVRAGVRKSVPWHRRIFWGVDPRPLRRR, from the coding sequence GTGATCACTGGGTTCCGGGCCGGGTGGGCGGCCGTGCTGTTGGTGTTGGCGGCGTTCCCGTTGGCGGCGGGCTGGTCGGGGTCGGTGGCGTGGCCGGTGTTCGCGGGTGCGGTCGTCGTCGCCTTCGCGGCCGTGCTCGTGGCGAACGCGGTGAAGCTGACGGGTGGGCTGACGCTGTCCGTGCTGCTCCTCGGCGGTTTGGCCGCGGGCTACTTCGTGGCCAGGGGCGCGATCGCGGGCGGTCCGGTGGAGGTGCTGCGCGACAGCGTTCCCCGGCTGCTGACTTCGGCGCGCCCCGCGCCGCCCACGCTCGATCTGCTGATGCCTGGCGCCTTGCTGGTCTTCCTGGTGGCCGTGGTCGTCGCGGTGTCACTGGCGGGCAGGTCGCTGATCGGTCCGCCCGCCGGGGCCGTGGTGATCTACACCGCCGGTGCGCTGCTGACGGCAGGTCGGGCGGACGAGCGCGGGCTCATCGCCTGCGTGATCGTCGTGCTGTCCGCGCTCGGCTGGGTGCTGATCGACCGCGCCGAGTCGGCTCGGAAAGCGCCGGTGGTACCTCCGACCGCGGTGTTGACCGTGCTGGCCGCGGTGGCCTTGGCCGCCGGGGTGCTGCCCGGTCGCGGTGCGTTCGAGCCGCGCGAGCTGGTGCGGCCCCCGGTGACCGATGTCGACGTCGCCAATCCCTTGCCCAAACTGGCGTCCTGGGCGGCGATGGCCGACACCGAGCTGCTGCGGGTGCGCGGTCCGGAGCTGCCGGTCCGTCTCGTCGCGCTGGCCGACTACACCGGCGCGGCCTGGCAGGCGTCGTCGCTCTACGGTCCGATCGGGGCGGTGTCGCCGCCGGATCTGCCGCCGGGAGAGCGGGTCGAGGAGACCGACGTGGAACTGGTCGTCGGCGCCCTCGACGGGACGTGGCTGCCGACCATGGGCAGGCCGACGTCGACCAGCCTCGGTGACGTGATGGTCGACCCCGACTCCGGTTCGCTGGTGTTGGCCAGGGGCCTGGCCCCCGGGCTGCGCTACGAGATGCACGGCGTGGTGGACAAGCCCCTCGACGAGGACCTGGCGACCGCCAAGGTGCCCGATCTGCGCCGCTACCTCGACCTGCCCGGACTGCCCGCGACCCTGGCCGACTACGCGCGCCAGGCCGTGGTCAACACCGCGACCCCGTACGAGCGGGCCGTCGCGCTCGAACAGGTCGTGCGGCTCGACCGCCACCCCGACGCCGAGGCCCCGGTCGGCTCGTCCTACGCGCGGATCGAGCAGTTCCTATTCGGCCCCGCGGGCGACGCGGGCGCGGGCAAGGGCACCGCGGAGCAGTTCGCCACCGCGTTCGCCGTGCTGGCGCGCGCCGTCGGCCTGCCGACCCGGATCGCGGTCGGCTTCCAGCCGGTCCCGGAAGGGCCGGACGGCTACCGGGTCATCCGCGGCATCGACGCGACGGCGTGGCCGGAGGTGTACTTCTCCGGCTGGGGCTGGGTGCCGTTCGACCCGGTCGCGGGCACCGACAGCGGCACCAGCGCGGCCGCCAAGCGCGAGGTCCTCAACCGCCTCGCGTCCACCACGGCCAAGCCGACGGTCCCGGCGACCGACCTGCCGGACCTGGTCATCCCCACCACCCAGCCCGCGACCGACGCCGCCCCGCCGCACACGAGGTCGCGCCAGTGGATCCTGTTGGCGGGAATCGGCGCGCTTCCCCTGCTGGTGCTGATCCTCCTGGCGACCCTGCGCGCGGGCCGCCGCTCCCGCCTGCGCCGCGCGGGTCCACTCGGCGCGTGGGCGTACGTGCTCGACCACCTCATGCTCGCGGGACGGCGCCCCGCGCGTCACCTCGCCGCACCGGACATCGCCGCGACCACCCCCGGTCCGGCCCAGGCGCTCGCCGACCTCGCCGACCGGGCCGCGTTCGCCCCCGAGGAAACCGCGTCGGGCGACGCCTGGAAACTCGCGCGGGCGGTGCGGGCGGGTGTGCGCAAGTCCGTGCCGTGGCACCGAAGGATCTTCTGGGGCGTGGACCCTAGGCCGCTGCGCCGACGCTAG
- a CDS encoding serine/threonine-protein kinase — MDDELLAWAPRQAEPAAGSISLPGYSDFRLVAQGGEGTVYRARQDGLGRDVAVKVLQVDDPATLARFQRELEITVRLGRQHPHIVTVLDTGTVPGGRPCIVMEFYDLGSLQDRLRERGPLPVVEVVAAGTAVADALAFAHAQGFLHRDVKPQNILVLPTSYVLADFGIARGADAGHSASLQMVSYRHAAPQMIDGAAPAAADDVWSLGSTLFSLLEGVPPFASDNPDEDTVLPYLGRIRSAEPRPLTRPDVPPELTAVITRCLRKDRADRFPDAAALRDALAEVGAEVRRWGPAPANPAKVSTVDADATAMAPVERTSHLVAGSFTDFGPTPTPPEAEPMPEPVRAPVVDESRGTMTGKLADLTVRQLEVPVVVDFGPSAGAPLEAGSSPQAQPRRTDPARARTVDSPPTPLTAATPMNSPAAPPMGAPATPLESPAAPPTGAAPTTRMDSPAALPTGAAPANPTNSPATLPTGAAPASLTNSATALPTGAAYAPPMTSPPTPSSGLPPVPVFPAGERTVRTSPVTAAPVDPGSQWPHARPVDDQPRDWDLLDFDATDRTPDESAPVRRSRAWAWGLAAVVVSIVGVGIGILAADDGSTAKPPPKTTEASVSTTVPPTTGPPSTSGGIAEGGNPNTAPVLNRLKDNGSTIEVFWTDPTKGQAHFVLYDVTAQSAKPKYVSGVDPGKTTFLVPDLDPKAKQYCFQLVAIGLVDPATNKGSSTRVCAVRN; from the coding sequence GTGGACGACGAACTGCTCGCCTGGGCGCCCAGGCAGGCTGAACCCGCGGCGGGCTCGATCAGCCTGCCCGGCTACAGCGACTTCCGGCTGGTCGCCCAAGGCGGCGAGGGCACGGTCTACCGGGCGCGGCAGGACGGCCTCGGCCGCGATGTGGCGGTCAAGGTGCTGCAGGTCGACGACCCGGCGACGCTGGCGCGCTTCCAGCGGGAGCTGGAGATCACCGTCCGGCTCGGGCGGCAGCACCCGCACATCGTGACCGTGCTCGACACGGGGACGGTTCCCGGTGGGCGCCCGTGCATCGTCATGGAGTTCTACGACCTCGGCTCGCTGCAAGACCGGCTGCGCGAGCGTGGCCCGCTGCCGGTGGTCGAGGTGGTCGCGGCGGGCACGGCGGTGGCCGACGCGCTGGCGTTCGCCCACGCCCAGGGTTTCCTGCACCGCGACGTCAAGCCGCAGAACATCCTCGTGCTCCCCACGTCCTACGTCCTGGCCGACTTCGGCATCGCCCGCGGCGCCGACGCGGGCCACTCGGCGTCACTGCAGATGGTCAGCTACCGGCACGCCGCGCCCCAGATGATCGACGGTGCCGCACCCGCCGCCGCCGATGACGTCTGGTCGCTCGGGTCGACCCTGTTCTCGCTGCTGGAGGGCGTGCCGCCGTTCGCGTCGGACAACCCGGACGAGGACACGGTGCTGCCGTACCTCGGCCGGATCCGGTCGGCCGAGCCGCGCCCGCTGACCAGGCCGGATGTGCCACCTGAGCTCACCGCCGTGATCACCCGCTGCTTGCGCAAGGACCGCGCCGACCGCTTCCCGGACGCGGCGGCACTGCGCGACGCCCTGGCCGAGGTGGGCGCCGAGGTCCGACGATGGGGCCCGGCCCCCGCGAACCCGGCGAAAGTGTCCACTGTGGACGCCGACGCGACGGCGATGGCGCCGGTCGAGCGCACCAGTCACCTGGTGGCGGGGTCGTTCACCGATTTCGGCCCGACACCGACACCGCCCGAAGCGGAACCGATGCCGGAACCAGTGCGCGCGCCGGTGGTGGACGAGTCGCGGGGGACGATGACGGGCAAGCTGGCGGACCTGACGGTTCGGCAGCTGGAAGTGCCGGTGGTGGTGGACTTCGGCCCATCGGCGGGCGCACCGCTGGAGGCGGGCTCGTCGCCGCAGGCACAACCGCGGCGGACGGATCCGGCGCGCGCACGGACGGTGGACTCACCACCCACACCGCTCACAGCCGCGACGCCGATGAACTCACCCGCCGCACCACCGATGGGTGCGCCTGCCACGCCGTTGGAATCGCCTGCCGCACCACCGACGGGTGCGGCACCCACCACCCGGATGGACTCGCCCGCCGCTCTCCCGACGGGTGCGGCACCCGCCAATCCGACAAACTCACCCGCCACTCTCCCGACCGGTGCGGCACCCGCCAGCCTGACGAACTCGGCCACCGCTCTCCCGACAGGTGCGGCGTACGCGCCCCCGATGACTTCGCCGCCAACACCTTCGAGTGGCTTGCCGCCCGTTCCGGTGTTCCCGGCGGGTGAGCGGACCGTGCGCACCTCCCCCGTCACCGCTGCCCCGGTCGATCCCGGCAGCCAGTGGCCGCACGCCAGGCCGGTCGACGACCAGCCCCGGGACTGGGATCTGCTCGACTTCGACGCCACCGATCGCACACCAGACGAGTCCGCCCCTGTCCGCCGGTCGCGAGCCTGGGCGTGGGGGCTCGCCGCGGTGGTGGTGAGCATCGTCGGGGTCGGGATCGGGATCCTCGCCGCCGACGACGGGAGCACCGCCAAGCCACCGCCGAAGACCACCGAGGCGTCGGTGTCCACGACCGTGCCGCCGACCACCGGACCGCCGTCCACGTCCGGCGGTATCGCGGAGGGCGGCAACCCGAACACCGCACCTGTGCTGAACCGGTTGAAGGACAACGGGTCCACGATCGAGGTGTTCTGGACCGACCCCACCAAGGGCCAGGCCCACTTCGTCCTCTACGACGTCACCGCGCAGTCGGCCAAGCCCAAGTATGTGTCCGGTGTGGACCCGGGGAAGACGACCTTCCTCGTCCCCGATCTCGATCCGAAGGCCAAGCAGTACTGCTTTCAGCTGGTCGCGATCGGCCTGGTCGACCCCGCCACGAACAAAGGCTCATCGACGCGGGTCTGCGCGGTGCGAAACTAG
- a CDS encoding S8 family serine peptidase, producing MKHATVQSRRRALPALLGLTAALLVAPIGATNAVGTTDSAQSTYVVVFRQGASAASSASAVQAAGGSVVANYSQIGVVVARSGSGGFAATVKRAAGVEGVSSTGGFGVRLPAAAADDAAAPADVLAAWGDTLSGRQWDMTQINVPQAHAITGGSSSVIVGDLDTGLDFTHPDIAPNYDASRSTDCSSGAPAPLLPGNDANGHGTHTAGTIAAAANGSGIVGVAPNVKIAGIKSSNDDGFFFPEMVICSFMWAATHGIHVTNNSYFADPWLFNCKNDPEQRAIWNAERRAIRYAQSNGVLVVASQGNDSTDLSHPRVDVISPDFPPGSEQEREITNTCSVVPVEVPGVVGVTATGSLRLKSFYSSYGVSTADVAAPGGDSRLQVGSTVNGRVLSTWPATAACLPARTVFDPGTGAKYCYAQGTSMAGPHAVGVAALLLSVRGGSPGAVAARLQQATNPLACPDTSIYAPFPQNSGAPQTCQGGRGHNSFYGAGEVDALKAVS from the coding sequence ATGAAGCACGCAACCGTTCAGTCGCGCAGACGCGCGCTGCCCGCCTTACTCGGGCTGACAGCCGCGCTGCTCGTCGCACCCATCGGTGCCACCAACGCCGTCGGAACCACCGATTCGGCGCAATCCACCTATGTCGTCGTGTTCCGCCAGGGGGCATCGGCCGCAAGCTCGGCCAGTGCCGTCCAGGCCGCGGGCGGCTCGGTCGTGGCGAACTACTCCCAGATCGGGGTCGTCGTCGCCCGCTCGGGCAGCGGCGGGTTCGCCGCGACAGTCAAGCGGGCCGCGGGCGTGGAGGGCGTCAGCTCGACCGGCGGCTTCGGCGTCCGGCTCCCGGCCGCCGCGGCCGACGACGCCGCGGCACCCGCCGACGTGCTGGCCGCCTGGGGTGACACCCTGTCCGGCAGGCAGTGGGACATGACCCAGATCAACGTGCCGCAGGCGCACGCGATCACCGGCGGCAGCAGCTCGGTGATCGTCGGCGACCTCGACACCGGTCTCGACTTCACCCACCCGGACATCGCACCCAACTATGACGCCTCGCGCAGCACGGACTGCTCCAGCGGTGCGCCCGCCCCGCTGCTGCCTGGCAACGACGCCAACGGGCACGGCACACACACCGCGGGCACCATCGCAGCGGCGGCCAACGGCTCCGGCATCGTCGGTGTCGCGCCGAACGTGAAGATCGCGGGCATCAAGTCCAGCAACGACGACGGGTTCTTCTTCCCGGAGATGGTGATCTGCTCGTTCATGTGGGCGGCCACGCACGGCATCCACGTGACGAACAACAGCTACTTCGCCGACCCGTGGCTGTTCAACTGCAAGAACGATCCGGAGCAGCGCGCGATCTGGAACGCCGAGCGACGCGCCATCCGCTACGCGCAGTCCAACGGCGTGCTGGTGGTCGCCTCGCAGGGCAATGACAGCACCGACCTGTCGCACCCGAGGGTGGACGTCATCAGCCCGGACTTCCCGCCGGGCAGCGAGCAGGAGCGCGAGATCACCAACACCTGCTCGGTCGTGCCGGTCGAGGTTCCCGGCGTGGTCGGCGTGACCGCGACGGGCAGCCTGCGGCTCAAGTCGTTCTACTCGTCCTATGGCGTGTCCACCGCCGACGTCGCCGCCCCCGGTGGCGACTCGCGCCTGCAGGTGGGGTCGACGGTGAACGGCCGGGTGCTCTCGACCTGGCCCGCGACGGCGGCGTGTCTGCCCGCGCGGACCGTGTTCGACCCCGGCACGGGCGCGAAGTACTGCTACGCCCAGGGCACCTCGATGGCCGGTCCGCACGCGGTCGGCGTCGCGGCCCTGCTGCTGTCGGTCCGCGGCGGCAGCCCCGGCGCGGTGGCGGCTCGGCTCCAGCAGGCGACCAACCCGCTGGCGTGCCCGGACACGTCGATCTACGCGCCGTTCCCGCAGAACAGCGGGGCCCCGCAGACCTGCCAGGGCGGCAGGGGCCACAACAGCTTCTACGGCGCCGGTGAGGTCGACGCACTGAAGGCTGTCAGCTGA
- a CDS encoding OsmC family protein: protein MSSIDVVRTGTHEFVARNDRGAEVSIGRVGQEGSFSPVELLLAAAAGCVAVTGEELIVRRAGEVPLRVTAADVRPPGAHQLDGVDLLLDLDLSALDAAAQDELRSVVQRAVAALCTVTRTLKQSASADLRFR from the coding sequence GTGAGCTCGATCGACGTCGTGCGCACGGGCACCCATGAGTTCGTCGCCCGCAACGACCGGGGCGCCGAGGTCAGCATCGGCCGCGTCGGCCAGGAGGGATCGTTCAGTCCGGTCGAACTCCTCCTGGCCGCCGCGGCGGGCTGTGTCGCGGTGACCGGCGAGGAACTGATCGTCCGGCGCGCGGGCGAGGTACCGCTGCGGGTGACCGCCGCGGACGTTCGGCCGCCCGGCGCCCATCAGCTCGACGGCGTCGACCTGCTGCTCGACCTCGACCTGTCCGCCCTCGACGCCGCAGCCCAGGACGAGTTGCGGTCAGTCGTCCAGCGGGCGGTCGCGGCGCTTTGTACTGTGACTCGCACGCTGAAACAGTCGGCATCGGCGGACTTGAGATTCCGCTAG
- a CDS encoding VOC family protein — protein MRSIIHSITIDCADAYKLATWWSGVVGQPVHPDDEPGDDEVLIELPAGPRLLFIKVPEPKVAKNRVHLDLCPVDTRDAEVERLIGHGATLVDDQRRPDSRGWVVLADPEGNEFCVERGEAESTAAQ, from the coding sequence TTGCGCTCCATCATCCACAGCATCACCATCGACTGTGCCGACGCGTACAAGCTGGCGACCTGGTGGAGTGGGGTGGTCGGTCAGCCGGTCCACCCGGATGACGAACCTGGCGACGACGAGGTGCTGATCGAGCTGCCCGCGGGCCCGCGGCTGCTCTTCATCAAGGTCCCCGAGCCGAAGGTGGCCAAGAACCGGGTGCACCTGGACCTGTGCCCGGTCGACACCCGCGACGCGGAGGTCGAGCGCCTGATCGGCCACGGTGCGACGCTGGTGGACGATCAGCGCAGGCCTGACAGCCGCGGCTGGGTCGTGCTCGCCGACCCCGAGGGCAACGAGTTCTGCGTCGAGCGGGGCGAAGCCGAGAGCACGGCCGCCCAGTGA